One window of the Syntrophorhabdus sp. genome contains the following:
- a CDS encoding adenine deaminase — protein sequence MIDKTLQDLKSLVAVASAERAPDVIIEGGEVFDVFTGETFPGDLWICGNWIAYVGERKATLSEATRIVDARGLVAVPGYLDAHGHADIFYNPATFSDVAVTKGTTTVFSDSHDLMSCLGPKGFAEVLRKARYFNIKYLWGVPATYPPYPEVEGGEMFSIYDIWDLFSRHPECASVSEVSSYLRIMRNEDEILERMLLARSLGRNVEGHTLGASYDRLNALVAAGITSCHESIRPADLKNRIRLGLYTMVRHSSIRTDLEELGPAINTLPNDSIILVSDGIFADDLMFRGYMDHIVSEAIRFGVEPRNAIRMATINPARYFRVDSEVGSLTPGRIADVLLLESLDRPVPVKVFERGTLAAEAGTLTRRPSPELEVGVEFYPYAFSSVDASEFMVERPGVETVPVIDIVDRTVTRRMDVALPRAGNIILPDRKEDVRKIVYSRREEKRWGQGFLHGFGADCGGIASTVAHETHGLLVHGFNDDDMALAANTVLAMKGGIAVVDAGKVLHALRLPLGAIMSRVPLPELDRALRKLVDLLHSLGNTLDDPLWTMGFLPFTSIVELRITVSGTYDVRKGSIVF from the coding sequence GCCGAGCGGGCGCCGGATGTCATAATAGAAGGCGGCGAGGTGTTCGATGTCTTCACGGGGGAGACCTTCCCCGGTGACCTGTGGATCTGTGGCAACTGGATCGCCTATGTCGGGGAAAGAAAAGCAACATTGTCCGAAGCGACGAGGATCGTCGATGCTCGGGGTCTTGTTGCCGTACCCGGCTACCTGGACGCCCACGGGCACGCGGACATATTCTACAACCCGGCGACGTTTTCCGATGTTGCCGTGACGAAGGGGACAACGACCGTCTTTTCCGACAGTCATGACCTCATGAGCTGTCTCGGGCCCAAAGGGTTCGCCGAGGTCTTGAGGAAGGCGCGGTATTTCAACATCAAGTATCTCTGGGGCGTGCCGGCCACCTATCCACCCTATCCGGAAGTGGAGGGCGGCGAGATGTTCTCCATCTATGATATCTGGGACCTCTTTTCGCGCCACCCCGAATGTGCTTCCGTGAGCGAGGTCTCGTCATACCTGAGGATAATGAGGAACGAGGACGAGATACTGGAAAGGATGCTCCTTGCCCGGTCCCTGGGGAGGAACGTCGAGGGTCATACCCTTGGCGCCTCCTATGATCGGCTGAACGCCCTTGTCGCGGCGGGCATCACATCCTGCCACGAATCGATCCGCCCCGCGGACCTGAAGAACCGGATACGCCTGGGGCTTTACACGATGGTCCGCCACAGTTCCATCAGGACCGACCTCGAGGAGCTGGGCCCCGCCATAAACACCCTCCCCAACGATTCCATCATCCTCGTGTCCGACGGCATCTTTGCCGACGACCTGATGTTCAGGGGGTACATGGACCATATCGTGAGCGAGGCCATCCGTTTCGGGGTCGAGCCGCGCAACGCCATCCGAATGGCCACCATCAATCCGGCCAGGTATTTCAGGGTGGATTCGGAGGTGGGCAGTCTGACGCCGGGCAGGATAGCGGACGTGCTCCTTCTCGAGAGCCTCGACAGGCCCGTGCCCGTCAAGGTCTTTGAGCGCGGGACCCTGGCGGCCGAGGCAGGGACGCTCACGCGGCGGCCGTCGCCGGAGCTTGAGGTGGGGGTCGAGTTCTACCCTTACGCGTTCTCGTCCGTCGATGCCTCCGAGTTCATGGTGGAGCGGCCGGGCGTGGAGACGGTTCCCGTCATCGACATTGTCGATCGCACCGTTACGAGGCGGATGGATGTCGCCCTGCCACGGGCTGGCAACATCATACTTCCCGACAGGAAAGAGGATGTGCGGAAGATCGTGTACTCCCGCAGGGAGGAGAAGAGGTGGGGCCAGGGATTTCTTCATGGTTTCGGGGCGGATTGCGGGGGCATTGCCTCCACGGTGGCCCACGAGACCCATGGTCTTCTCGTTCACGGTTTCAACGACGACGACATGGCCCTGGCGGCGAACACGGTGCTTGCCATGAAGGGAGGGATAGCCGTCGTTGATGCCGGCAAGGTTCTCCATGCCCTGCGGTTGCCGCTCGGCGCCATCATGTCCCGTGTTCCGCTGCCCGAGCTGGACCGGGCCCTTCGAAAGCTCGTCGACCTTCTTCACTCCCTCGGGAACACCCTTGACGACCCCCTCTGGACCATGGGCTTTCTTCCTTTCACATCCATCGTGGAATTGAGGATCACCGTTTCGGGCACCTATGACGTCAGAAAAGGTTCGATAGTGTTTTGA
- a CDS encoding PBP1A family penicillin-binding protein, translating to MKKDRKKKRKGSTGKLYKYLLILLIASAALFVSAFIFFIINDIPSVMALKDLKNKPVTSVYDVNDELTYLFVPDNRVFVPYKRIPKHVRAAFLAAEDADFFKHGGVDPMGILRAFIKNVAYGRMAQGGSTITQQVIKSLVLGPEKSLNRKIREAILAYKLENYLSKNEILNLYLNNIYMGHGVYGVEAASEVYFGKHVWNITPAEAALLAGIVQAPSRYTPKKHPGNARMRQEYVIDQMVEKKFITEKTKQQMLKEKVDIREDDGVFADSYYKDHIFRYVEARYGKGVLSRKGLKIYAAVDRRMQKTAEDAIRRGLELYERRKGEYTVLYHMARGKWDDFRRAEERDRKLFPVSKGRTRNLLVSERIKDGYAVFVGEQKAVLKMDTHPFKPGDVVKGLCTGEDKKKAPVFEALRSLKVEGALVSLDVNLGYVYAIVGGRDFEKSPYNRATVAKVQAGSAFKPFIYVTALKKGYTPDSVLHDEPKSYSTGMGRSWTPRNYDGRYSGDISMRDAIAYSKNAATVRLLEEVGIAPVKETIRDIGIEADIENNLSIALGSSNVTLLELVKGFAAFANGGNRIKPLFIRKIVDQNGTVLEENAVQKERALPEDVASSMNILLKGPVQYGTAKGASSIGYPVAGKTGTTSNYYDALFVGYSPHVATGVWVGFDARTSLGKGESGGRVCLPIWMNFMGSVLGRFPGGDFPEVSGAALPGVTGVTGETGTQHNMNTIEGMGR from the coding sequence TTGAAGAAGGACAGGAAGAAAAAAAGGAAAGGCTCGACGGGAAAGCTGTACAAATACCTGCTGATCCTCCTCATCGCGTCGGCTGCGCTCTTCGTCTCGGCGTTCATCTTCTTTATCATCAACGACATACCTTCCGTCATGGCGCTGAAGGACCTCAAGAACAAGCCCGTCACCAGTGTCTACGACGTCAACGACGAACTCACCTACCTTTTCGTACCCGACAACAGGGTCTTCGTGCCTTACAAACGCATCCCGAAGCATGTGAGGGCCGCCTTCCTGGCGGCCGAGGACGCCGATTTCTTCAAGCACGGGGGCGTCGATCCCATGGGCATCCTGAGGGCGTTCATCAAAAATGTTGCATACGGCCGCATGGCACAGGGAGGCAGCACCATTACCCAGCAGGTCATCAAGTCTCTCGTTCTTGGTCCCGAAAAGAGCCTCAACAGGAAGATACGGGAGGCCATCCTGGCGTACAAGCTGGAGAATTACCTGAGCAAGAACGAGATCCTGAACCTGTACCTCAACAACATCTACATGGGACATGGCGTCTATGGTGTCGAGGCCGCGTCGGAGGTGTACTTCGGGAAGCATGTCTGGAACATAACGCCCGCCGAAGCGGCCCTGCTGGCAGGTATCGTGCAGGCTCCCTCCCGGTACACGCCCAAGAAGCATCCGGGAAATGCCCGGATGAGACAGGAATACGTCATCGATCAGATGGTGGAGAAAAAGTTCATCACCGAGAAGACAAAGCAGCAGATGCTCAAGGAAAAGGTCGATATCAGGGAGGATGACGGTGTCTTTGCCGACAGCTACTACAAGGACCACATATTCCGGTACGTGGAGGCCCGGTACGGCAAAGGGGTCCTTTCCAGGAAGGGACTCAAGATATACGCGGCCGTGGACAGGCGGATGCAGAAGACCGCCGAGGACGCGATAAGAAGGGGTCTTGAGCTATACGAACGGAGAAAAGGTGAATACACCGTCCTTTACCACATGGCGCGGGGTAAGTGGGACGATTTCAGGCGGGCGGAAGAGCGCGACCGCAAACTGTTTCCCGTCAGCAAGGGACGGACCCGCAACCTGCTCGTATCGGAGAGGATAAAGGATGGGTATGCCGTCTTTGTGGGTGAGCAGAAGGCCGTCCTCAAGATGGATACCCACCCCTTCAAGCCCGGTGACGTGGTAAAAGGTCTCTGTACCGGGGAGGACAAGAAGAAAGCCCCTGTTTTCGAGGCCCTTCGCTCGCTGAAGGTCGAAGGAGCGCTCGTGAGCCTCGACGTCAATCTGGGGTATGTCTACGCCATCGTCGGGGGAAGGGATTTCGAGAAGAGTCCTTATAACAGGGCGACGGTGGCAAAAGTGCAGGCCGGCAGCGCCTTCAAGCCATTCATCTACGTCACGGCGCTCAAGAAGGGGTACACTCCCGATTCCGTTCTCCATGATGAACCCAAGAGCTACTCCACGGGAATGGGGCGGTCATGGACACCGAGGAACTATGACGGCAGGTATTCCGGCGACATATCAATGCGGGATGCCATTGCCTACTCGAAGAACGCCGCGACGGTCAGGCTCCTCGAGGAGGTGGGCATAGCCCCTGTCAAGGAGACCATCAGGGACATCGGCATAGAGGCCGATATCGAGAACAACCTTTCCATCGCCCTCGGGTCGTCAAATGTCACTCTCCTCGAGCTCGTGAAGGGTTTTGCCGCCTTCGCGAACGGGGGCAACCGCATAAAGCCTTTATTTATAAGGAAGATAGTGGATCAGAATGGGACGGTCCTCGAAGAGAATGCTGTACAGAAGGAGAGGGCCCTGCCCGAGGATGTGGCATCGTCGATGAATATCCTTCTCAAGGGCCCTGTGCAGTATGGAACCGCGAAGGGTGCCTCCAGCATCGGGTATCCCGTGGCGGGCAAGACGGGGACGACGAGCAATTACTACGATGCCCTGTTTGTGGGTTATTCTCCCCACGTGGCGACGGGAGTGTGGGTTGGGTTCGACGCCAGGACCTCACTGGGAAAGGGGGAGAGCGGAGGGCGAGTGTGTTTGCCGATATGGATGAACTTCATGGGTTCCGTCCTCGGCCGTTTCCCGGGCGGGGATTTTCCCGAGGTCTCCGGGGCGGCCCTCCCGGGCGTGACGGGCGTGACGGGCGAGACGGGCACACAGCACAATATGAATACCATTGAGGGGATGGGAAGATGA
- the mnmE gene encoding tRNA uridine-5-carboxymethylaminomethyl(34) synthesis GTPase MnmE translates to MATRAGDADTICAVSTPPGEGGISIIRISGPEAHPILEKIFRPRGKKPRRKAHGKLILGHVVDPADAGEVDEVLAVLMTAPATYTREDVAEIHSHGGFAAQKSILDLVMRQGGRLAEPGEFTRRAFLNGRIDLVQAESVLDVIRSETDDELRYALTCLKGGLSRRMDLFRENLKQALVAVEATIDFPDEDLHVDLTRPFASLRKTKREIDGLVSSYYEGKGLRQGFEVLIVGRTNVGKSSLLNALVLGERAIVTALPGTTRDLIEETLYLKGAKLRLVDSAGIRTPENVVEEEGIRRVLDRAADADLILWVLDGSLPYSDDDERIFNKINQYNKIVVINKCDLKQSLSDNTLTSKGILQPIRISAKDGTGLDDLRSSVISALAGNGRKNSLLITTLRHRDVLMKVSSNIAAAMKGFETGTSPEILAFELHEALHHLGEITGETCPEEILDEIFSQFCIGK, encoded by the coding sequence GTGGCAACGCGCGCGGGAGACGCTGACACCATATGCGCCGTCTCGACACCCCCCGGTGAGGGCGGCATCAGCATAATACGCATCAGCGGGCCCGAGGCGCACCCCATCCTGGAGAAGATCTTCAGACCCCGCGGGAAGAAACCACGCAGAAAGGCTCACGGCAAGCTTATACTGGGACACGTCGTAGACCCCGCAGACGCGGGGGAGGTGGACGAGGTCCTCGCCGTCCTCATGACCGCCCCCGCCACGTACACCCGCGAAGATGTAGCCGAGATCCATTCCCATGGCGGTTTTGCCGCGCAGAAATCCATCCTGGACCTCGTGATGAGGCAGGGGGGCCGCCTCGCCGAGCCCGGTGAGTTCACGCGCAGGGCTTTTCTCAACGGCAGGATCGACCTTGTTCAGGCTGAATCGGTCCTGGACGTTATACGGAGCGAAACGGACGACGAACTGCGGTACGCCCTCACCTGCCTTAAGGGCGGTCTCTCCAGGAGGATGGACCTCTTCAGGGAAAACCTGAAACAGGCCCTCGTGGCCGTGGAGGCAACGATCGACTTCCCCGACGAGGACCTCCACGTCGATCTCACACGACCCTTCGCCTCCCTCAGGAAGACGAAGAGGGAGATCGATGGGCTCGTATCGTCATATTACGAAGGAAAAGGGCTCAGACAAGGCTTCGAGGTCCTTATAGTGGGCCGGACGAACGTGGGAAAATCAAGCCTCCTCAATGCCCTCGTCCTCGGGGAACGTGCCATAGTGACAGCCTTGCCGGGTACAACGCGCGACCTCATCGAGGAGACCCTGTATCTGAAAGGGGCGAAACTCCGGCTTGTCGACTCGGCCGGCATACGAACGCCCGAGAACGTCGTGGAAGAGGAAGGCATTCGCCGCGTTCTGGACAGAGCAGCCGACGCGGACCTCATCCTCTGGGTGCTTGATGGTTCTCTCCCCTATTCCGACGACGATGAGCGTATATTTAACAAGATTAATCAATATAATAAGATAGTTGTGATAAATAAGTGCGACTTGAAACAATCTTTGAGCGATAATACCTTGACTTCAAAGGGTATACTTCAACCAATCCGTATATCCGCAAAGGACGGGACGGGTCTCGACGACCTCAGGTCATCTGTCATCTCGGCCCTTGCAGGGAACGGTCGAAAGAATTCCCTCCTCATTACAACTCTTCGTCACAGGGACGTCCTCATGAAGGTCTCCTCCAATATAGCCGCCGCGATGAAGGGCTTTGAAACGGGAACCTCTCCAGAGATCCTCGCCTTCGAGCTCCACGAGGCCCTCCACCATCTCGGTGAGATCACAGGCGAAACCTGCCCCGAAGAGATCCTCGACGAGATCTTCAGTCAGTTCTGTATAGGGAAGTAA
- a CDS encoding KH domain-containing protein, producing the protein METLEFEGKTYEEAVKKASQELNVDERDLDVEVKEVDTKGILGLLGTKKIRITVRLRGSEGDSGQEAAVTAISDEAPLRDTVEEFGIAFLKDFGRHVGLDFQVMATDISEKTDRILFLVQCDDGDVLIGKDGEILEALQHLLRLAVAKKFKQNLKLLVDINGYRERRKKALTIMAKRLADKAKRSGKKLKTDPLNPYERRIIHTLFKHNKGITTKSEGEGHIKRVVLTPTGIPFGGDRGGPRGGGRGGFRGNARGRR; encoded by the coding sequence ATGGAAACGCTCGAGTTCGAAGGAAAGACATACGAGGAGGCCGTCAAGAAGGCCTCCCAGGAATTGAATGTCGATGAAAGAGACCTCGATGTAGAGGTCAAGGAGGTAGACACAAAGGGTATTCTCGGTCTCCTGGGCACAAAGAAGATCCGCATCACCGTGAGATTAAGAGGCAGTGAGGGGGACAGCGGGCAAGAGGCGGCCGTGACGGCGATCTCCGATGAGGCTCCCCTCAGGGATACGGTCGAAGAGTTCGGCATAGCGTTCCTGAAGGACTTCGGCAGACATGTCGGACTTGATTTCCAGGTCATGGCGACGGACATAAGCGAGAAAACGGACAGGATTCTCTTTCTGGTCCAGTGTGACGACGGTGACGTCCTTATCGGCAAGGACGGGGAGATCCTCGAGGCCCTGCAACATCTCTTGAGGTTGGCGGTAGCGAAAAAATTCAAGCAGAACCTTAAATTACTTGTAGATATAAATGGTTACAGAGAAAGAAGAAAAAAAGCTTTAACAATTATGGCAAAACGTCTTGCCGATAAAGCAAAAAGGTCAGGAAAAAAGCTCAAGACGGACCCATTGAACCCCTACGAGCGGCGTATCATCCACACACTCTTCAAGCACAACAAGGGTATCACCACGAAGAGCGAAGGAGAGGGGCACATCAAGAGGGTCGTCCTCACCCCGACGGGGATCCCTTTCGGCGGCGACCGGGGAGGACCCCGGGGTGGTGGCCGTGGAGGTTTCCGTGGCAACGCGCGCGGGAGACGCTGA
- the yidC gene encoding membrane protein insertase YidC codes for MDKRTIIVLVLTMAMLFVFQTYFMPKQAPEQPQTQTQPAPQGEAPKPAAKADAAPAAPGTPPPSPAASQTTDKKASRTFAVSTPYLDVTLTDLGGGISSVKLKNYKATVKGTEEKEIIENVKPYLYNPSVHQNGAFDRTYFTCDKAGLTVKDSPASITMTGALENGTKLKKTYTFHPDSYSIDLSVEVEASKAQGVQADFAVISDKNESSYVFKGPFVFNGKSLNQIDSIKETLSFDRNYRYTGFDEGFFTFIYIPSEDAKPALFIGKTDKNIPYIRLAPASNKFAGRLYFGPKKTDILASLNVNAEKVIDFGWFDIIAKPLVWLLDFFNRFTHNYGIDIILLTILIKIIFHPLSVMSFKNMAKMQAVQPEIKKLQEKYKNDKARLNQELMQIYKSRGVNPMSGCLPMLPQIPVFFALYKALSGAIELRHAPFLWWINDLSAPEDLFSFTVMGYTIPIRLLPLIMGVTQVIQQKMTPTSTDPMQQKMMMFMPIVFTFIFWGFPSGLVLYWLVYNVASIAQQYYINKKMKVVR; via the coding sequence ATGGATAAACGCACCATCATCGTGCTTGTGCTGACGATGGCCATGCTTTTCGTGTTTCAGACATACTTCATGCCGAAGCAGGCGCCCGAGCAGCCCCAAACCCAGACCCAGCCCGCGCCTCAGGGTGAGGCTCCGAAACCGGCAGCCAAGGCTGACGCCGCGCCGGCAGCGCCGGGAACACCTCCACCATCCCCGGCCGCCTCCCAGACAACGGACAAAAAGGCGAGCAGGACCTTTGCGGTCTCGACACCGTACCTTGACGTGACGCTCACAGACCTCGGCGGAGGGATATCGAGCGTCAAGCTCAAGAACTACAAGGCGACCGTCAAGGGAACGGAAGAGAAAGAGATCATCGAGAATGTAAAGCCCTACCTGTACAACCCCTCCGTTCACCAGAACGGCGCCTTCGACCGCACCTATTTCACCTGCGACAAGGCGGGCCTTACCGTGAAGGACAGCCCGGCATCGATAACCATGACGGGGGCGCTCGAGAACGGAACGAAACTGAAAAAGACCTACACCTTCCACCCCGACAGCTACAGCATAGACCTTTCCGTCGAAGTGGAGGCGTCGAAGGCCCAGGGCGTGCAGGCGGATTTTGCCGTGATAAGCGACAAGAACGAGTCAAGCTATGTCTTCAAGGGGCCTTTCGTCTTCAACGGCAAGAGCCTTAACCAGATCGACTCGATAAAGGAAACGCTCAGCTTTGACAGGAATTACCGGTACACCGGGTTCGACGAAGGCTTTTTCACATTCATATACATCCCGTCGGAAGACGCCAAACCGGCCCTCTTCATCGGAAAGACGGACAAGAACATACCCTACATACGCCTCGCTCCGGCATCGAACAAGTTCGCCGGCAGACTCTACTTCGGCCCCAAGAAAACGGACATACTCGCGAGTCTCAACGTCAACGCGGAAAAGGTCATAGACTTCGGTTGGTTCGATATCATAGCCAAGCCTCTCGTGTGGCTTCTCGACTTCTTCAACCGCTTCACGCACAACTACGGTATCGATATCATCCTCCTCACGATCCTGATAAAGATAATCTTTCACCCCTTGAGCGTAATGAGCTTCAAGAACATGGCGAAGATGCAGGCGGTCCAACCCGAGATCAAGAAGCTGCAGGAGAAGTACAAGAACGACAAGGCCAGGCTGAATCAGGAACTGATGCAGATATATAAGTCAAGGGGCGTGAACCCGATGAGCGGGTGTCTGCCCATGCTGCCCCAGATCCCGGTGTTCTTCGCCCTTTACAAGGCCCTTTCCGGGGCCATAGAATTGAGGCACGCGCCTTTTCTCTGGTGGATCAATGACCTGTCGGCACCGGAAGACCTCTTCTCCTTCACCGTCATGGGGTACACCATTCCCATCAGGCTCCTGCCGCTCATCATGGGAGTCACCCAGGTCATACAGCAGAAAATGACTCCGACAAGCACCGATCCGATGCAGCAGAAGATGATGATGTTCATGCCCATCGTCTTTACCTTCATCTTCTGGGGCTTCCCGTCGGGACTCGTACTATACTGGCTCGTCTACAACGTCGCCTCCATCGCCCAGCAGTATTACATCAACAAGAAAATGAAGGTGGTCCGGTAA
- the yidD gene encoding membrane protein insertion efficiency factor YidD: MKKIVIFIVKLYRATFSAFLPVQCRFYPTCSQYMIEAVEKKGVWRGTLLGLKRILKCNPLFPGGYDPVP; this comes from the coding sequence ATGAAAAAAATCGTCATTTTCATCGTGAAGTTATACAGGGCGACGTTTTCCGCATTTTTGCCCGTTCAGTGCCGTTTCTACCCGACCTGTTCCCAGTATATGATAGAGGCTGTTGAGAAAAAGGGTGTCTGGAGAGGTACGCTCCTGGGGCTCAAACGTATATTGAAGTGCAATCCGCTCTTCCCGGGCGGATATGACCCCGTACCATGA
- a CDS encoding ribonuclease P protein component, producing the protein MIRTLKKRERLKRGDFRAAAWTKCSETAHFVLLAVDNGCGARRFAVTIRKRTGVAVVRNRVKRIVKEFFRLHKDLFREDSNSLIRVKGLPESLTMGSVEPELLTLLSSTKRRTSTR; encoded by the coding sequence ATGATCCGCACCCTGAAGAAACGAGAAAGGCTCAAGAGGGGGGACTTTCGCGCTGCAGCATGGACAAAATGTTCAGAGACGGCCCATTTCGTCCTGCTCGCCGTGGACAACGGGTGCGGTGCCAGAAGGTTTGCCGTCACTATACGCAAGAGAACGGGGGTTGCAGTAGTGCGCAACAGAGTGAAGAGGATCGTGAAGGAATTCTTCCGATTGCATAAAGACCTCTTCAGGGAAGATTCGAACAGCCTCATCAGGGTCAAAGGATTGCCCGAGAGTCTCACCATGGGAAGCGTGGAGCCGGAGCTATTGACCCTCCTTTCTTCGACGAAAAGGCGCACAAGCACCAGGTAA
- the rpmH gene encoding 50S ribosomal protein L34, whose amino-acid sequence MKRTYQPHNKSRKRTHGFLVRMRSASGREVIRRRRAKGRKNLAV is encoded by the coding sequence ATGAAGAGAACCTACCAGCCTCACAACAAAAGCAGAAAGAGAACGCACGGTTTCCTCGTGCGAATGAGAAGCGCGTCCGGCCGCGAGGTGATCAGGCGCAGGCGGGCAAAAGGCAGGAAAAACCTCGCCGTTTGA
- the fusA gene encoding elongation factor G, which produces MKKYEPEAIRNVGIFSHGGEGKTSIVEAMLFLAGENTRLGSVDEGTSLMDYEPEEVERKITISSTLACFEWAKNKINLLDTPGDDNFISDAKLCMRVVDTAVIVMSAVSGVKVGTEKVWGYASEFGAAAAIFVNKMDRERADFARTVEDIQKNLTDRTCLVVQMPVGQEEDFKGVVDLLAMKACIYKGDTSGAFDVVDIPADQFDLARKYREKLVETAVEMDDEVMERYLNGDEISPEEIEKCLKAGIADNKIVPVFCGSAARNIGINTLLDGIVKLFPPPSSRKEVQGIDPKTGEKVSRESSAGQPFSALIFKTITDPFAGKLTLFRVYSGELHPDMTVLNVLKDEKERIGQIFSLVGKKQKPAGSASAGDIAVVAKLKDVQTGDTICEEKSAIRYEGVTVPNPVISFSLQPKAKGDEDKLNTSLARLIEEDQTIKYSRDEQTKEFLLSGMGQVHIEVIVERMKRKFGVEVELKDPKVPYKETIKGTTKVQGKYKKQSGGKGQYGDTWLELAPKPRGEGFEFVDKIVGGAIPRQYIPAVEKGIVEAMNQGILAGYPVIDFKVTLYDGSYHDVDSSEMAFKIAASMGFKKGLEMCKPTLLEPIMKMEVIVPDENMGDIMGDMNSRRGKIMGVETKGSNQVVKAVVPMAEVLRYAPDLRSMTGGRGTFTMEFSHYEEVPAQIADKIVEAAKREKEAQEK; this is translated from the coding sequence ATGAAAAAGTACGAGCCTGAGGCGATCAGGAATGTTGGTATCTTTTCTCATGGCGGAGAGGGCAAGACATCGATTGTGGAAGCCATGCTCTTTCTGGCCGGGGAGAACACGAGGCTCGGCAGCGTAGACGAAGGTACCTCCCTTATGGACTACGAGCCGGAAGAAGTGGAGAGGAAGATCACGATATCCTCCACCCTGGCTTGCTTCGAATGGGCAAAGAACAAGATTAACCTCCTCGATACCCCGGGTGACGACAATTTTATCTCCGACGCGAAGCTGTGCATGAGGGTTGTCGATACGGCGGTGATCGTCATGAGCGCTGTATCGGGTGTGAAGGTGGGAACGGAAAAGGTCTGGGGATATGCCAGTGAGTTCGGCGCGGCGGCCGCCATCTTCGTGAACAAGATGGACAGGGAACGCGCCGATTTTGCCAGGACCGTGGAGGATATCCAGAAGAATCTTACAGACAGGACATGCCTTGTCGTACAGATGCCGGTGGGTCAGGAAGAGGATTTCAAGGGTGTTGTGGACCTTCTTGCCATGAAGGCCTGCATTTATAAGGGGGACACCTCCGGCGCGTTCGATGTGGTGGACATACCGGCGGACCAGTTCGACCTTGCCCGGAAGTATCGCGAGAAGCTTGTGGAAACAGCGGTCGAGATGGATGACGAGGTGATGGAGCGTTACTTGAATGGCGACGAGATAAGCCCCGAGGAGATCGAAAAATGTCTCAAGGCGGGGATCGCGGACAACAAGATCGTTCCCGTCTTTTGCGGGTCGGCAGCTCGGAACATAGGCATCAACACCTTGCTTGACGGCATAGTGAAGCTTTTTCCGCCGCCTTCGTCCAGAAAAGAGGTCCAGGGTATCGACCCGAAGACGGGTGAGAAGGTCTCACGCGAGTCATCGGCCGGACAGCCCTTCAGTGCGCTCATCTTCAAGACAATCACCGACCCCTTCGCGGGCAAGCTGACACTCTTCAGGGTCTATTCCGGGGAGCTCCATCCCGATATGACGGTGCTGAACGTCCTCAAGGATGAGAAGGAACGGATCGGACAGATCTTCTCTCTCGTGGGAAAGAAGCAAAAACCCGCGGGCTCGGCAAGCGCGGGGGACATCGCCGTCGTGGCGAAGCTCAAGGATGTTCAGACGGGTGACACCATCTGCGAGGAGAAGTCAGCCATCAGGTACGAGGGTGTGACGGTGCCGAACCCCGTCATATCCTTCTCCCTGCAGCCCAAGGCAAAAGGCGATGAAGACAAATTGAACACGTCGCTGGCGCGGCTTATCGAGGAAGACCAGACGATCAAGTATTCCCGTGACGAGCAGACGAAGGAGTTTCTTCTCTCCGGTATGGGCCAGGTCCATATCGAGGTCATCGTGGAGAGGATGAAGCGCAAGTTCGGCGTCGAGGTCGAGCTCAAGGATCCGAAGGTGCCTTACAAGGAAACGATCAAAGGGACTACCAAGGTCCAGGGGAAATACAAGAAACAGTCCGGCGGCAAGGGCCAGTACGGCGACACGTGGCTGGAACTCGCCCCCAAGCCTCGCGGCGAAGGTTTCGAATTCGTGGACAAGATCGTCGGCGGCGCGATCCCCAGGCAGTATATCCCCGCCGTCGAGAAGGGCATCGTGGAGGCCATGAACCAGGGTATCCTGGCGGGCTATCCCGTCATCGATTTCAAGGTCACCCTTTATGATGGGTCCTATCACGACGTTGACTCGTCGGAAATGGCGTTCAAGATCGCGGCGTCAATGGGCTTCAAAAAGGGCCTCGAGATGTGCAAACCGACCCTTCTCGAACCGATCATGAAGATGGAAGTGATCGTGCCGGATGAGAACATGGGCGATATCATGGGCGACATGAATTCCCGGAGGGGCAAGATCATGGGCGTGGAGACCAAGGGAAGCAACCAGGTGGTCAAGGCGGTGGTTCCCATGGCCGAAGTGCTGAGGTATGCACCCGATCTAAGGTCTATGACAGGCGGACGCGGGACATTCACCATGGAGTTCTCCCACTATGAGGAGGTCCCGGCACAGATCGCCGACAAGATAGTCGAGGCTGCAAAGCGCGAGAAAGAGGCACAGGAAAAATAG